One Mycobacterium sp. SMC-4 DNA window includes the following coding sequences:
- a CDS encoding pseudouridine synthase: protein MRPPPLPVRDGLGPSRVRLRGGSVLVEMADRFGEAAAQKVLAGEVFTADGVVVTAATVLAPGTHVYLYREIHDEVPVPFDIPVLYRDDNIVVVDKPHFLATMPRGRHVTQTATVRLRRELDLPELSPAHRLDRLTAGVLVFTTHRQVRGAYQTLFAQGSVRKTYLARAGVRADLTFPLTLRSRIIKQRGQLQAMQVPGEPNASTLLEHHGDGLYRLTPHTGRTHQLRVHMNALGLPIFGDPLYPHVIDVAADDFSAPLHLLAQSLEFVDPLTGLPRSFLSRRELPSG from the coding sequence TTGAGGCCCCCTCCGCTGCCGGTGCGTGACGGGCTGGGCCCGTCCCGGGTGCGGCTGCGCGGCGGGTCGGTGCTGGTCGAGATGGCCGACCGGTTCGGCGAGGCGGCTGCGCAAAAGGTGCTGGCCGGTGAGGTGTTCACCGCCGATGGGGTCGTGGTGACGGCTGCGACGGTGCTCGCGCCCGGCACCCATGTCTACCTGTACCGCGAGATTCACGACGAGGTCCCCGTCCCGTTCGACATTCCGGTGCTCTACCGCGACGACAACATCGTCGTCGTCGACAAGCCGCACTTCCTGGCGACGATGCCGCGCGGACGCCATGTCACCCAGACCGCGACGGTGCGGTTGCGCCGGGAGCTGGATCTGCCGGAACTGAGCCCGGCGCACCGATTGGACCGGTTGACCGCAGGGGTGTTGGTGTTCACCACCCATCGTCAGGTGCGCGGGGCTTATCAGACGCTGTTCGCCCAAGGAAGCGTGCGCAAGACGTATCTGGCCCGCGCGGGCGTCCGCGCGGATCTGACGTTCCCGCTGACGCTGCGCAGCCGGATCATCAAGCAGCGTGGGCAGTTACAGGCAATGCAGGTGCCGGGCGAGCCGAACGCCTCGACGCTCCTCGAGCACCACGGCGACGGACTGTACCGACTGACGCCGCACACCGGCCGCACCCACCAGCTGCGCGTGCACATGAACGCGCTGGGGCTGCCGATCTTCGGTGACCCGCTGTATCCGCACGTGATCGATGTCGCGGCCGACGACTTCAGCGCGCCGCTGCACCTGCTGGCCCAGAGTCTGGAATTCGTTGACCCGTTGACGGGTTTACCGCGGAGCTTTCTCAGCCGGCGCGAGCTGCCCAGCGGATAG
- a CDS encoding RNA-binding protein, with protein sequence MLGKFLLAALIIGGAFAPAVGVAPQAQAAVCGSVGGVHVSVSGCADPLYELNDVLPPPPPPPPPPPPPPPPGAPPPPPPPPPPPPPPPPVYYDRTPNVDVCANVGRRISVSGCI encoded by the coding sequence ATGTTGGGCAAGTTCCTGCTCGCCGCGCTGATCATCGGCGGCGCGTTCGCTCCGGCTGTGGGCGTGGCTCCGCAGGCCCAGGCCGCGGTGTGCGGCTCGGTCGGTGGTGTGCACGTCAGCGTCAGCGGCTGCGCAGACCCGTTGTACGAACTCAACGACGTGCTGCCCCCGCCGCCGCCTCCGCCGCCACCTCCGCCACCACCACCGCCGCCGGGTGCGCCGCCACCGCCACCGCCGCCGCCACCACCACCTCCACCGCCTCCGCCGGTGTATTACGACCGCACCCCGAACGTGGATGTGTGCGCCAACGTCGGGCGCCGTATCAGCGTGAGTGGCTGCATCTAG
- a CDS encoding SDR family NAD(P)-dependent oxidoreductase, whose translation MDRSAFDRLFDMTGRTVVVTGGTRGIGFALAQGYLLAGARVVVASRKADACEQAARQLRELGGEAIGVPTHLGDVDALGQLVSRTVDEFGGLDVLVNNAANPLAQPFGQMTVDGLTKSFEVNLRGPVMLVQEALPHLRASEHAAVLNVVSIGAFIFAPMLAIYASMKAAMMSFTRSMAAEFVQHGIRVNALAPGPVDTDMMRKNPQEAIDGMVGGTLLGRLATADEMVGAALLLTSDAGSYITGQVIMVDGGGTPR comes from the coding sequence ATGGATCGGAGTGCTTTCGACCGGCTCTTCGACATGACCGGTCGCACGGTTGTGGTGACCGGAGGTACCCGCGGGATCGGATTCGCGTTGGCGCAGGGGTACCTGCTGGCCGGCGCCCGGGTGGTGGTTGCCAGTCGCAAGGCCGACGCCTGCGAGCAGGCAGCCCGCCAGTTGCGCGAACTCGGCGGTGAGGCGATCGGGGTCCCCACCCATCTCGGGGACGTCGATGCGCTGGGGCAGTTGGTGTCGCGCACTGTCGACGAGTTCGGTGGCCTCGACGTGTTGGTCAACAACGCGGCCAATCCGCTGGCGCAGCCGTTCGGGCAGATGACCGTCGACGGGCTGACGAAGTCTTTTGAGGTCAACCTGCGCGGGCCGGTGATGCTGGTGCAGGAGGCGCTGCCGCACCTGCGCGCCAGCGAGCATGCCGCCGTGCTGAACGTGGTCTCGATCGGGGCGTTCATCTTCGCGCCGATGTTGGCGATCTACGCATCGATGAAGGCAGCCATGATGTCGTTCACCCGGTCGATGGCCGCCGAGTTCGTCCAGCACGGCATCCGGGTCAACGCACTGGCCCCCGGTCCGGTCGACACCGACATGATGCGCAAGAACCCGCAGGAGGCCATCGACGGCATGGTCGGTGGGACGCTGCTGGGCCGTTTGGCCACCGCCGACGAAATGGTCGGCGCGGCACTGCTGTTGACCTCCGATGCGGGCAGCTACATCACCGGTCAGGTGATCATGGTCGACGGCGGCGGCACCCCGCGGTAA
- a CDS encoding enoyl-CoA hydratase/isomerase family protein, whose amino-acid sequence MSSVLEVTHPRSDIAVLTLNRPDKLNALSFQLVEELHRALDELGADNTCRVVVLTGAGRGFCSGLDLSAPNPAESGGGTEFPRSGMRWQERIAELTAKIHRLRQPVIAAVNGVAYGGGLGIAAACDLRVAGPSARFCTQFIKLGLGGCDIGVSYTLPRIIGAGPAFDLILTARAIDADEALHLGLVSRVVQDPVDSAVEIAETLCSYGKFGVESTKQVLWANLEASSLEAALHLENRSQILSSTSGEMAEAAAKILRKN is encoded by the coding sequence ATGTCGTCCGTCCTCGAAGTCACCCACCCTCGGTCCGATATCGCAGTGCTGACCCTGAACCGGCCAGACAAGCTCAATGCCTTGTCCTTTCAGCTGGTCGAGGAGTTGCACCGAGCGCTCGACGAGCTCGGCGCCGACAACACCTGCCGGGTCGTGGTGCTGACCGGAGCAGGGCGCGGCTTCTGCTCCGGGCTGGATCTGAGCGCCCCCAACCCCGCCGAAAGTGGCGGCGGCACCGAATTCCCGCGGTCGGGCATGCGCTGGCAGGAGCGCATCGCCGAGCTCACCGCCAAGATCCACCGACTGCGTCAGCCGGTGATCGCAGCGGTCAACGGCGTCGCCTACGGCGGTGGACTGGGCATCGCCGCGGCCTGCGACCTGCGGGTGGCCGGACCGTCGGCGCGGTTCTGCACGCAGTTCATCAAGCTCGGCTTGGGCGGCTGTGACATCGGGGTCAGCTACACGCTGCCGCGCATCATCGGCGCGGGCCCGGCGTTCGACCTGATCCTGACCGCACGCGCGATCGACGCCGACGAGGCGCTGCACCTCGGCCTGGTCTCGCGGGTGGTGCAGGACCCGGTGGACTCGGCTGTGGAGATCGCCGAAACATTGTGCAGCTACGGCAAATTCGGAGTCGAGTCAACCAAGCAGGTACTGTGGGCGAATCTGGAAGCGTCCAGCCTGGAGGCCGCGCTGCACCTGGAGAACCGCAGCCAGATCCTGTCCTCGACCAGCGGTGAAATGGCCGAAGCCGCCGCCAAGATCCTGCGGAAGAACTGA
- a CDS encoding TetR family transcriptional regulator → MASTHRPRVERSRSSRPERSRSRSTRDQPSREERKQATRQAIIAAALRLLEERSFSALSLREVTREAGIVPAAFYRHFDSMEALGLVLIDESFRSLRDMLRGARAGKLDPKRVIESSVDILIDGVNERREHWLFIGRERNSGVSVVRYAIRTEIRLITSELAIDLARFPELNTWSGEDLNVLASLFVNSMIVIAEAIEDAHDQATLDQIRSVAIKQLRMITVGVAGWRSG, encoded by the coding sequence GTGGCCAGCACGCATCGCCCGCGGGTCGAACGGTCGCGATCCAGTCGCCCCGAGAGATCACGCTCCCGCAGCACCCGCGACCAGCCGAGTCGCGAGGAGCGCAAGCAGGCCACCCGTCAGGCGATCATCGCCGCGGCGCTCCGGCTGCTTGAAGAACGCAGTTTCTCCGCCCTGAGCCTGCGCGAGGTGACCCGGGAGGCCGGCATCGTCCCGGCTGCCTTCTACCGCCACTTCGACAGCATGGAAGCCCTGGGGCTGGTCCTCATCGACGAGTCCTTTCGCAGCCTGCGCGACATGCTGCGCGGTGCGCGGGCCGGCAAGCTGGACCCCAAGCGCGTCATCGAGTCGAGCGTGGACATCCTGATCGACGGCGTCAACGAACGACGCGAACACTGGCTGTTCATCGGCCGCGAACGCAACAGCGGGGTGTCGGTCGTGCGCTATGCGATTCGTACCGAGATCCGCTTGATCACCTCAGAACTGGCCATCGACCTGGCCCGTTTTCCGGAGTTGAACACGTGGAGCGGTGAGGACCTCAACGTCCTTGCCTCACTGTTCGTGAACTCGATGATCGTGATCGCCGAAGCCATCGAGGATGCCCACGACCAGGCCACACTCGACCAGATCAGAAGTGTCGCGATCAAGCAACTACGCATGATCACTGTCGGCGTGGCGGGCTGGCGCAGCGGTTAA
- a CDS encoding ferredoxin reductase — MFTESLTKKVRRSALLDLLTGPHGVDRYTELVDPTWTRGDARARVVAVRRATPRSVTLTLAPNRAFTGFRAGQHINLSVEIDGRRRTRPYSPANAESHGHIELTIGHHDGGLVSTHLVEHARPGMIVHLDSVAGDFVLPESAPKKLLLVSGGSGITPVMSMLRTLRARGHRGEVVFVHYARSAHEACYRDELAEIAARMPNVTVRHGYSRETDGSDLHGRFCAEHAGIADPDAVYVCGPPSLADAVREVFPDAQSESFVPPVFDGESTGGRVTFAASGFDVVDDGRPLLNQAEDAGLTPESGCRMGICFSCTRRKSSGIVRNVVTGAVSSPDAEDVQICVSAPVGDVELDL; from the coding sequence ATGTTCACTGAAAGTCTGACCAAGAAGGTGCGTCGGTCCGCCTTGCTGGACCTGCTGACCGGTCCGCACGGCGTCGACCGCTACACCGAGCTGGTCGACCCCACCTGGACGCGCGGCGACGCGCGTGCCCGGGTGGTGGCGGTCCGACGCGCGACGCCTCGCAGCGTCACGCTGACGCTGGCGCCGAACCGGGCCTTCACCGGATTCCGCGCCGGTCAGCACATCAACTTGTCGGTCGAGATCGACGGCCGCCGGCGCACCCGGCCGTACTCGCCGGCCAACGCCGAGTCCCACGGGCACATCGAGCTGACCATCGGGCACCACGACGGGGGTTTGGTCTCCACCCACCTCGTCGAACACGCCCGCCCCGGCATGATCGTCCATCTCGACTCCGTTGCCGGCGACTTCGTTCTCCCGGAGTCCGCGCCGAAGAAACTGCTGCTGGTCTCCGGCGGCAGCGGCATCACACCGGTCATGTCGATGCTGCGCACCCTGCGGGCGCGCGGGCACCGCGGCGAGGTCGTCTTCGTGCACTACGCCCGGTCGGCCCACGAGGCCTGCTACCGCGACGAACTCGCCGAGATCGCCGCGAGGATGCCCAACGTGACGGTGCGCCATGGTTATTCGCGCGAGACGGACGGCTCGGATCTGCACGGACGCTTCTGCGCCGAGCACGCCGGCATCGCCGATCCGGACGCGGTGTACGTGTGCGGGCCGCCGAGCCTGGCCGATGCGGTGCGCGAGGTGTTCCCCGACGCACAGTCCGAAAGCTTCGTGCCGCCGGTGTTCGACGGTGAATCGACCGGCGGGCGCGTCACTTTCGCCGCCAGCGGATTCGACGTCGTCGATGACGGCCGCCCGCTGCTCAATCAGGCCGAAGACGCCGGTCTGACCCCGGAAAGCGGATGCCGCATGGGCATCTGCTTCTCCTGCACCCGTCGCAAGTCCAGCGGCATCGTCCGCAACGTCGTCACCGGAGCGGTGTCCTCACCGGACGCCGAGGACGTGCAGATCTGCGTCTCTGCCCCGGTCGGCGACGTCGAACTCGACCTCTGA
- a CDS encoding acyl-CoA desaturase: protein MTTTIEPTTTPTEPAATDPTARTLTKTVAGKTITLTPEQAEAFGKELDALKESVIADLGERDATYIRRMIKAQRGLEIGGRALLFGGIIPPFWLAGTAMLSLSKIIDNMEIGHNVMHGQYDWMNDPAISSKGFEWDNACPGDQWRHSHNYMHHTYTNIVGLDRDIGYGILRMSSDQKWRPYYLGNPVYAFLLMVLFQYGVALHEMESEKIAAGEITLTDKREILQGIWAKTKKQTLKDYVAFPLLACPFAPWVFAGNMTANLVRNVWSYMVIFCGHFPEDVQEFSIEETKAETRGQWYFRQILGSANLTGGPLFHILTGNLSFQIEHHLFPDIPAFRHAEIAPKVREICERYGVPYNTGPLPRQFATVIRKIVKFALPF, encoded by the coding sequence ATGACCACCACCATCGAGCCGACCACCACCCCCACCGAGCCGGCCGCCACGGATCCGACGGCCCGGACGCTGACCAAGACGGTCGCCGGCAAGACGATCACGCTGACGCCCGAGCAGGCTGAGGCCTTTGGAAAAGAGCTGGATGCGCTCAAGGAGAGCGTCATCGCCGACCTCGGTGAGCGCGACGCCACCTACATCCGCCGGATGATCAAGGCGCAGCGCGGACTCGAGATCGGCGGCCGGGCCTTGCTGTTCGGCGGGATCATCCCGCCGTTCTGGCTGGCCGGCACCGCGATGCTGTCCCTGTCGAAGATCATCGACAACATGGAGATCGGCCACAACGTCATGCACGGCCAGTACGACTGGATGAATGACCCGGCGATCTCCAGCAAGGGATTCGAGTGGGACAACGCCTGCCCGGGTGACCAGTGGCGGCACTCGCACAACTACATGCACCACACCTACACCAACATCGTCGGTCTGGACCGCGACATCGGCTACGGCATCTTGCGGATGAGTTCCGACCAGAAGTGGCGGCCCTACTACCTGGGCAACCCGGTCTATGCGTTCCTGCTGATGGTGCTGTTCCAGTACGGCGTCGCGCTGCACGAGATGGAGAGCGAGAAGATCGCCGCCGGTGAGATCACGCTGACCGACAAGCGCGAGATCCTGCAGGGAATCTGGGCCAAGACCAAGAAGCAGACACTGAAGGACTACGTCGCCTTTCCGCTGCTGGCGTGTCCGTTCGCGCCGTGGGTGTTCGCCGGCAACATGACCGCGAACCTGGTGCGCAATGTGTGGTCCTACATGGTGATCTTCTGCGGGCACTTTCCCGAGGATGTCCAGGAGTTCTCCATCGAGGAGACCAAGGCTGAGACGCGTGGGCAGTGGTACTTCCGCCAGATCCTCGGTTCGGCGAACCTCACCGGTGGTCCGTTGTTCCACATCCTGACCGGCAACCTGTCGTTCCAGATCGAACACCACCTGTTCCCGGACATCCCGGCGTTCCGGCACGCGGAGATCGCCCCCAAGGTGCGCGAGATCTGCGAACGCTATGGCGTGCCCTACAACACCGGCCCGCTACCGCGGCAGTTCGCGACGGTGATCCGCAAGATCGTCAAGTTCGCCCTGCCGTTCTGA
- a CDS encoding phospholipase D-like domain-containing protein — MGGRAVADHDGRLVVPGQTVWQTAHAPRFSTIIDGADYLAYVKAAMLRAQRRIMIIGWDLDYRTTFEPEGATMSGPNWLGLFLQWLVWRERRLQVYLLKSNLRLLPIFDAFWFGAAPVSWLNQITPNRMHFAVDGARPTGAVHHQKIVVVDDEIAFCGGIDLTLGRWDTREHPAEDPRRQSVGDTYGPRHEVAVAVDGDAAKVLAEQARDRWAAATGRRLPAVSARGQVWPNRLPVVLRDVEIGVARTMPTLFQRSEVREVEALNLAAIAAARDVIYLENQYLAARSLAEALAARLREPDGPEVVIVLPRSSESRLEQESMDSARQRLLRLLWEADEHGRLGVYWPAVKGGESVYVHSKILVVDDRMLRVGSSNLNNRSLGFDSECDVALEAPDRGREDVRREIIWLRDDLAAEHLGVPTVEFQQAVAEHDSFLGAVEALRGTGRSLRKFTEFMVSADASPFAENDLMDPGHVPPSMTDSVRSLAVNVITWPLTDAAPWVWSLARGLVRLIEPDGGAPRAEEADVDAYPGS, encoded by the coding sequence ATGGGAGGTCGAGCGGTGGCAGACCACGACGGTCGGCTGGTGGTGCCGGGGCAGACGGTCTGGCAGACGGCGCATGCGCCGCGGTTCAGCACGATCATCGACGGCGCCGACTACCTGGCCTACGTCAAGGCAGCGATGCTGCGCGCCCAGCGGCGCATCATGATCATCGGCTGGGACCTGGACTACCGGACGACGTTCGAGCCGGAGGGCGCGACGATGTCGGGGCCGAACTGGCTTGGGCTGTTTCTGCAGTGGCTGGTGTGGCGGGAGCGCCGCCTGCAGGTGTATCTGCTGAAGTCCAATCTGCGGCTGCTGCCCATTTTCGACGCGTTCTGGTTCGGTGCGGCGCCGGTGTCCTGGCTGAATCAGATCACCCCGAACCGGATGCACTTCGCGGTCGACGGCGCGCGGCCCACCGGTGCGGTGCACCACCAGAAGATCGTGGTCGTCGACGATGAGATCGCGTTCTGCGGGGGCATCGACCTGACGCTGGGGCGTTGGGACACCCGTGAGCACCCCGCCGAGGACCCGCGGCGGCAGTCGGTCGGCGACACCTACGGCCCCCGTCATGAGGTGGCGGTGGCCGTCGACGGTGACGCGGCCAAGGTGCTGGCCGAGCAGGCCCGCGACCGGTGGGCTGCGGCCACCGGCCGGAGGTTGCCGGCGGTCAGTGCTCGAGGTCAGGTGTGGCCGAACCGTCTCCCGGTGGTGTTGCGCGATGTCGAGATCGGGGTGGCGCGCACGATGCCGACGCTGTTCCAGCGCAGCGAGGTGCGGGAGGTCGAAGCCCTCAACCTCGCCGCGATCGCCGCCGCCCGCGACGTCATCTATCTGGAGAACCAGTATCTGGCGGCGCGCAGTCTGGCCGAGGCGCTCGCCGCCCGGCTCCGTGAGCCCGACGGCCCCGAGGTGGTGATCGTGCTGCCGCGCAGTTCGGAGAGCCGCTTGGAGCAGGAGTCGATGGACAGTGCCCGTCAACGGCTGCTGCGGCTGCTGTGGGAGGCCGATGAGCACGGCCGGCTCGGGGTGTACTGGCCGGCCGTCAAGGGCGGCGAGTCGGTCTACGTCCACTCCAAGATCTTGGTTGTCGACGACCGGATGCTGCGTGTCGGCTCGTCGAATCTGAACAACCGATCGTTGGGGTTCGACAGCGAATGCGATGTGGCGCTGGAGGCGCCCGACCGTGGGCGCGAGGACGTTCGACGCGAAATCATCTGGCTTCGCGATGATTTGGCTGCTGAGCACCTGGGGGTGCCCACCGTAGAGTTTCAGCAGGCGGTCGCTGAGCATGACTCGTTTCTGGGTGCGGTGGAGGCGCTGCGGGGCACCGGCCGCTCACTGCGCAAGTTCACCGAGTTCATGGTCTCGGCGGACGCGTCACCGTTCGCCGAGAACGATCTGATGGATCCCGGCCACGTCCCGCCGTCGATGACCGACAGCGTGCGTAGCCTCGCGGTCAACGTCATCACCTGGCCGCTGACCGACGCGGCGCCGTGGGTGTGGTCGCTGGCGCGTGGGTTGGTCCGTCTGATCGAGCCGGACGGCGGGGCGCCGCGTGCCGAGGAAGCCGATGTGGACGCCTATCCCGGCTCCTGA
- the nei2 gene encoding endonuclease VIII Nei2 has product MPEGDTVFRAAATLREALEGRTLTRCDIRVPRYAAVDLSGQVVDEVLSRGKHLFIRVGAASIHSHLKMDGAWVIGRVRAPAYKIRIVLETADTRASGVDLGVLEVLDRAIDMAAVAHLGPDLLGPDWSAQVAAANLMAEPSRPLAETLLDQKVMAGVGNVYANELCFVFGLRPSTPVGEVGDPIRLVSRAQQMLWLNRLRINRTTTGNTRAGQDVWVYGRDGKPCRRCGTTISGDRTGDRNTFWCPTCQR; this is encoded by the coding sequence ATGCCCGAGGGCGACACTGTCTTCCGTGCCGCGGCGACGCTGCGCGAAGCGCTGGAAGGAAGGACGCTGACCCGCTGCGACATTCGGGTGCCGCGCTACGCGGCGGTGGACCTGAGCGGTCAGGTGGTCGACGAGGTGCTCAGCCGCGGCAAGCATCTGTTCATCCGGGTGGGCGCGGCGAGCATCCACTCCCACCTGAAGATGGACGGCGCATGGGTGATCGGTCGGGTCCGGGCGCCGGCCTACAAGATTCGCATCGTGCTGGAAACCGCCGACACCCGAGCGTCGGGGGTCGATCTCGGGGTACTGGAGGTGCTCGACCGGGCCATCGACATGGCCGCTGTCGCCCACCTGGGGCCCGATCTGCTCGGACCGGACTGGTCGGCGCAGGTGGCCGCCGCGAACCTGATGGCTGAGCCGTCGCGGCCGCTGGCCGAGACACTGCTCGATCAGAAGGTGATGGCGGGTGTCGGCAACGTCTACGCCAACGAGCTGTGTTTTGTGTTCGGGCTGCGACCATCGACCCCGGTCGGCGAGGTGGGTGATCCGATTCGGCTGGTCAGCCGCGCCCAGCAGATGTTGTGGCTCAACAGGTTACGGATCAATCGCACCACCACCGGAAACACCCGAGCCGGACAGGACGTGTGGGTCTACGGTCGCGACGGCAAACCGTGCCGACGCTGCGGCACCACCATCTCCGGCGACCGCACCGGCGACCGCAACACATTCTGGTGCCCGACTTGTCAGCGGTGA